In Candidatus Dormiibacterota bacterium, the following proteins share a genomic window:
- a CDS encoding peptidylprolyl isomerase, whose product MAYAPPQADELESYVERARNSQARIVTPKGDIVFTFFPDEAPMHVAAFMKLAEAGFYNGLTFHRVEPNFVVQGGDPDGNGTGGPGYSLKAEFSKLPHLRGTVAMARSSNPDSAGSQFYICLDDARFLDNQYTVFGQMSSGFEALDAIRRGDEMTSVTLEAKGS is encoded by the coding sequence ATGGCGTATGCCCCGCCGCAAGCCGACGAACTTGAATCCTACGTCGAGCGAGCCCGCAATTCGCAGGCCCGCATCGTCACGCCAAAAGGCGACATCGTGTTTACGTTTTTCCCCGATGAGGCGCCGATGCACGTCGCCGCCTTCATGAAGCTCGCGGAGGCCGGCTTCTATAATGGCCTCACCTTCCACCGGGTCGAGCCCAACTTCGTGGTCCAGGGCGGCGACCCGGACGGCAACGGAACCGGCGGGCCCGGATACAGTCTCAAGGCCGAATTCAGCAAGCTTCCGCATCTGCGCGGCACCGTGGCCATGGCGCGATCCTCGAACCCCGACTCGGCCGGATCGCAGTTTTACATCTGCCTCGACGACGCGCGTTTTCTCGACAATCAATACACGGTGTTCGGTCAGATGAGCTCGGGCTTCGAAGCGCTCGACGCGATTCGCCGCGGCGATGAGATGACGAGCGTTACGCTGGAAGCCAAAGGCTCCTAG
- a CDS encoding serine hydrolase, whose translation MKRSTFVAGAAALSLAPHSIEAATVQARVAAIARDVPGIIGVYCRTLADAPPLIAYHAEAIFPTASTIKLLIMTTAFALEERHPGTLAQELVTHRRDLIGGSDFMIHARDGQRFTVAQLLVPMIQLSDNTASNMLIDHFGMDAINRMGATIGMRHTVLARTFLDFTAIVHHQDNLTAPADMGELLYRIALGAREGVRTVVSATHCRRMIEIMLGQTDRDGIPAGLPHGIQVANKTGEIDGTRNDMAIVEPFGDSPYVLAIFSKDVRDYARMYRATHRLARLSFESAGRSGA comes from the coding sequence GTGAAACGCTCCACTTTCGTGGCCGGTGCCGCGGCGCTTAGCCTAGCTCCTCATTCCATCGAGGCGGCGACGGTGCAGGCGCGCGTAGCGGCGATCGCCCGCGACGTGCCGGGCATCATCGGCGTCTATTGCCGCACGCTGGCAGATGCTCCACCGCTCATCGCCTATCACGCGGAAGCGATCTTTCCCACCGCGTCGACCATCAAGCTCTTGATTATGACCACCGCGTTCGCACTGGAGGAACGCCATCCGGGTACGCTAGCGCAGGAGCTCGTCACGCATCGCCGCGATCTCATCGGCGGCTCCGATTTTATGATCCACGCGCGCGACGGGCAGCGCTTCACCGTCGCACAGTTGCTCGTCCCGATGATTCAACTCAGCGACAACACCGCGAGCAATATGCTCATCGATCATTTCGGGATGGACGCGATCAACCGGATGGGCGCGACGATCGGCATGCGGCACACCGTCCTCGCGCGCACGTTCCTGGACTTCACCGCGATCGTTCACCACCAAGATAATCTCACCGCGCCGGCCGATATGGGCGAGCTCCTCTACCGAATCGCGCTGGGCGCAAGGGAGGGCGTGCGCACCGTCGTTTCCGCCACTCATTGTCGCCGGATGATCGAGATCATGCTCGGGCAGACCGACCGCGACGGGATACCGGCGGGTTTGCCGCACGGCATCCAGGTCGCGAATAAGACCGGCGAAATCGACGGAACGCGTAACGACATGGCGATCGTCGAACCGTTCGGCGACTCGCCGTACGTGCTGGCGATATTCAGCAAGGACGTGCGCGACTACGCGCGCATGTATCGCGCAACCCACCGCCTGGCCCGGCTCTCATTCGAGAGCGCGGGCCGGAGCGGGGCGTAG
- a CDS encoding ATP-binding protein: MATQFNHPKKRAAHGDMSTLHLRVPPDPRYARTVRDAIVGFAGIHEIRDEDLESLLFAVGEALANAIEHAASQDDIEVLCEVDRERIVATVIDRGKGYRRVPTGIVPLPADLSERGRGIPIMQRCTDFFDVLSLPDRGTAVRLGRFRRTSETSGP, translated from the coding sequence ATGGCCACCCAATTCAATCATCCCAAGAAGCGTGCCGCGCATGGCGATATGAGCACGCTTCATCTTCGAGTGCCCCCGGACCCGCGATACGCGCGAACGGTCCGCGATGCGATCGTGGGATTTGCAGGCATCCACGAGATTCGAGACGAGGATCTCGAGTCGCTCCTGTTCGCGGTCGGCGAAGCCCTGGCGAATGCCATCGAGCACGCCGCCTCACAGGACGACATCGAAGTGCTGTGCGAGGTGGACCGAGAGCGCATCGTCGCTACCGTGATCGATCGTGGAAAAGGCTACCGGCGCGTTCCCACCGGGATCGTTCCCTTGCCCGCAGACCTGAGCGAGCGTGGGCGAGGGATCCCGATCATGCAGCGGTGCACGGATTTTTTTGACGTCCTCTCGCTCCCGGATCGCGGCACCGCCGTGCGGCTGGGACGATTTCGACGGACGTCTGAGACCTCGGGGCCGTAA